A single region of the Candidatus Protochlamydia amoebophila UWE25 genome encodes:
- a CDS encoding patatin-like phospholipase family protein — translation MTNVSLGISTVRPQYLTSCFPNRISALKIGFDRKGGGLSFLGKQNSRVYSSSASTLLLKQKKFTYAKFTTNKNSRWTLHIRSLCHMPNDHGKLHSDLALPVFFLACMGSNFLSNNTVDSENQLTSLSANETVDSENQLTYEQLQQLAVVFNLPLLQDHETSEKLRRLRNQCFVAAYEACNKGEWDKIKPIAKQLSLLIDSCGDTLLMHAIGCHNEEIVKNLIELKIGLKKKDYNANTPLHLAAMEGNAVIFSLLYGCFTPEEKNSLGETPLHIAIQSDQKEILQILMKKGANLQLPLEYKSHSLSPLELCVRHSAKGCFDLLLTEEGIKSKFEEEGNLLHLAVWSSNSGMLSHLLKDYRTKTLIEEKDAKGRTSLSLAAYLGDEAAIKILYEAGAELDTRDLESNTPLHWCVKGKKEGSFEFLLKLGCQDVENNSGQNALQLAIDLNNKEIENFIQKNVVGESWDPKTQPPKNLVIKGGGPKGIAYIAVLKKLEEHEALKNLERIAGTSSGAIFASLISVGYTSSEIRDILDEIDLNKILDYPDDLRLDIEKLKKVLLDAKEEVGLIQKKGVSNSKFKIAFNLIFNWVDWWGIPCDQKKILKERYASGGLCKGEYLRELIEKKLTEKVEKHQGTKINHLTFGELRELIKTEKNSPFKHLYIVAAKLGPQHGVRIFSSEDPNCDDIIISDAVRASMSIPIVFSPHTLCKKVNGMRIQDESLGTYVDGGILMNYPIGIFDKKKYKRDLVSEENENDHWLNPFTWGLNLYSPKEEDTEEKEPSTVNEIIIELINVYTSAENILRNKGKQDLRNINIDNRGVGLLDFDLPPHKKAELLESGEIAARQFLANSKTNQIGISPLHYNPIELMEKKRKGFFNLIEPHPSFIDRPKIMQKLESLLQPNKCGQQILYGHGGVGKSEIAIAYAYLHLEDYSLIWWIDEATRETQNLGYRELAGVLKIPFNKPIEEISLDEVKGKIKLHLEKHNFGKPWLLILDNTKELPQQLPSKGGSMLIITRPEHNPSKKGLLIGHFDKEEALNLLQKVIDEKRSPKMEELARELDYSPLVLNCAAHYIASRAGLDIADYVKRYKTKKQIQEQSPLDMSDPDKRHVSLAATYSITLEDLRQEEPYAVDCLQACAYLSPDNIPVDFLDALLKEKKKSIRDRERYVYNILKSLNIYELTRFNQETFSLHKLWQEVLQKMQTQPFPRKIPRKILTALNSYRHVKDYNPAHRETVEPFKKMLPHCLSVLDFDAFLTDDPKAAMQLLLTVVRYFLDTVRNPDEAEVYLNKAVNLADVHLLHRAIRGRLDFYRGVLSIKRAHLAQTVEDSQVFYTEALKHFKNAETHYENDQVPTHYEQLEQNKDRCSSTYQIGISKFYQAQNLIRLGKLGEANDLLDEANAKFIDVAKDVGEKEHFDSSRVLREKGIILWKQGDKVSAREQLIEAIKMKKRVCGNRFNHQPSAAATYEILGDICLDQNDRDAAIEAYREAININENLYGTEFYIKALRKKINSIIQEKNCIYDDSTNSTENTKVTP, via the coding sequence ATGACAAATGTTTCCCTGGGTATTTCAACAGTTCGTCCTCAATATTTAACATCTTGTTTTCCTAATAGAATTTCAGCTTTAAAAATAGGTTTTGATAGAAAAGGCGGAGGGTTATCATTTCTAGGTAAACAAAATTCCCGTGTCTATTCGTCATCAGCAAGTACCCTTCTTTTAAAGCAGAAAAAATTTACGTATGCGAAATTCACGACAAACAAGAATTCTCGCTGGACGCTGCATATACGTTCTTTATGCCACATGCCAAATGATCATGGAAAGCTTCATAGTGATCTAGCATTACCAGTGTTTTTTTTGGCTTGCATGGGATCAAATTTTTTATCAAACAACACTGTAGATTCTGAGAATCAGCTGACCTCTCTTTCAGCAAACGAAACTGTAGATTCTGAGAATCAGCTTACCTATGAGCAGTTGCAACAGTTAGCTGTTGTTTTTAATTTACCTCTACTACAGGATCATGAGACGTCGGAAAAACTTCGTCGCTTGAGGAACCAATGTTTTGTAGCAGCTTATGAAGCTTGTAATAAAGGAGAATGGGATAAGATCAAACCGATTGCTAAACAGCTTTCTTTGTTAATAGATTCTTGTGGCGATACACTACTTATGCATGCAATTGGATGCCATAATGAAGAAATTGTGAAAAATTTGATAGAATTAAAAATCGGTCTCAAAAAAAAGGATTATAATGCAAATACCCCTCTTCACTTAGCAGCTATGGAGGGCAATGCGGTTATCTTTTCCCTACTTTATGGCTGTTTTACTCCTGAAGAAAAAAATTCTTTAGGGGAGACTCCGCTCCACATAGCAATCCAATCGGATCAAAAAGAAATTTTGCAAATTTTAATGAAAAAAGGGGCTAACCTTCAATTACCTCTCGAGTATAAATCTCATTCTCTTAGTCCACTTGAATTATGTGTTCGCCACAGCGCCAAAGGATGTTTTGATTTATTGTTGACCGAGGAGGGAATAAAATCGAAATTTGAAGAAGAAGGAAATCTTCTTCACTTAGCGGTTTGGTCAAGTAATAGTGGAATGCTTTCTCATCTTTTAAAGGATTATAGAACTAAAACCCTGATTGAGGAAAAAGACGCGAAAGGAAGAACATCTCTAAGTCTGGCTGCTTATTTGGGAGACGAGGCTGCAATTAAAATTCTCTACGAGGCTGGGGCGGAACTCGATACACGAGATCTAGAATCAAATACACCTTTACATTGGTGTGTGAAGGGAAAGAAAGAAGGGTCATTTGAATTTTTATTAAAATTAGGATGCCAAGATGTCGAAAACAACTCGGGACAAAATGCTTTACAACTCGCTATTGATCTCAATAATAAGGAAATAGAAAATTTTATTCAAAAAAATGTTGTAGGCGAATCATGGGATCCTAAAACGCAGCCTCCGAAAAATCTTGTCATTAAAGGAGGAGGACCTAAGGGAATTGCTTATATTGCGGTTTTAAAAAAATTGGAAGAACACGAAGCTTTAAAAAATCTAGAAAGGATTGCTGGAACCTCTTCCGGAGCAATTTTTGCATCATTAATTTCTGTAGGCTATACAAGTTCTGAAATAAGGGATATTTTAGATGAAATCGACTTAAATAAGATTCTTGACTATCCCGACGATTTAAGACTCGATATTGAAAAATTAAAAAAAGTGCTTTTAGATGCTAAAGAAGAAGTAGGACTTATTCAAAAAAAAGGAGTGTCTAATAGCAAATTCAAGATTGCCTTCAATCTCATTTTTAACTGGGTGGATTGGTGGGGGATTCCGTGTGATCAAAAAAAGATTTTAAAGGAAAGATACGCATCCGGAGGCCTTTGTAAGGGAGAGTATTTGCGTGAATTAATAGAAAAAAAACTTACTGAAAAAGTTGAAAAACATCAAGGAACGAAAATAAACCATCTCACCTTTGGAGAACTCCGCGAATTAATTAAAACAGAAAAAAATTCCCCTTTTAAACATCTTTACATTGTTGCAGCTAAGCTTGGTCCACAACATGGGGTGAGGATATTTAGTTCGGAAGACCCTAATTGTGATGACATTATCATTTCCGATGCTGTGCGAGCCTCTATGTCCATCCCTATAGTTTTTTCACCTCACACGCTTTGCAAAAAAGTAAATGGAATGCGGATTCAGGATGAAAGTCTCGGAACTTATGTGGATGGGGGAATTTTGATGAACTACCCCATTGGGATATTTGATAAGAAAAAATATAAAAGGGATCTCGTCTCTGAGGAAAATGAAAATGATCACTGGCTAAATCCGTTTACATGGGGATTAAACCTCTACTCGCCTAAAGAAGAAGATACGGAAGAAAAAGAACCTTCGACTGTTAACGAGATTATTATAGAATTGATTAATGTGTATACTTCAGCGGAAAATATTCTTAGAAATAAAGGAAAACAAGATCTGCGAAACATTAATATCGATAATCGAGGCGTTGGATTATTGGATTTTGATCTACCACCGCACAAAAAAGCAGAGCTTTTGGAATCAGGAGAAATTGCCGCACGTCAGTTTTTAGCAAACTCTAAAACAAACCAAATTGGAATAAGCCCTCTTCATTATAATCCTATTGAGCTAATGGAAAAAAAACGCAAGGGCTTTTTCAATTTGATAGAACCTCATCCTTCGTTTATTGATCGCCCTAAAATTATGCAAAAGTTGGAAAGCCTTCTCCAGCCGAATAAATGCGGACAACAAATTCTTTATGGGCATGGAGGGGTCGGTAAATCAGAAATTGCGATTGCTTACGCCTACCTTCATCTTGAAGATTATTCCTTAATCTGGTGGATCGATGAAGCAACACGGGAAACACAAAACCTGGGATACCGAGAGTTAGCCGGGGTCTTAAAAATTCCATTTAATAAACCGATAGAAGAGATTTCACTTGACGAAGTAAAAGGAAAAATCAAGCTGCATCTTGAGAAACATAACTTTGGTAAACCCTGGTTACTCATCTTAGATAACACAAAAGAATTGCCTCAGCAACTGCCTAGCAAAGGTGGATCTATGTTAATCATTACTCGCCCAGAACATAACCCTTCTAAAAAGGGATTACTAATAGGCCATTTTGATAAAGAAGAGGCATTGAATCTTCTCCAAAAAGTTATAGATGAGAAAAGGTCGCCAAAGATGGAAGAGCTAGCGAGAGAACTCGACTATTCTCCCTTAGTATTAAATTGTGCAGCTCACTATATCGCTTCAAGGGCAGGACTCGATATAGCAGATTATGTGAAAAGATATAAAACAAAAAAACAAATTCAGGAGCAATCCCCTCTAGATATGAGTGATCCTGATAAGCGTCATGTAAGTTTAGCAGCGACATATTCAATTACTTTAGAAGATTTGCGACAAGAAGAACCTTACGCCGTTGATTGTCTTCAGGCTTGTGCTTATTTGAGTCCAGACAATATTCCTGTAGATTTTCTCGATGCTTTATTGAAAGAAAAGAAAAAAAGCATCAGGGATAGAGAAAGGTATGTTTACAACATTTTAAAATCTTTAAATATTTACGAATTGACCCGTTTCAATCAGGAAACTTTTTCCTTACATAAATTATGGCAAGAGGTTCTGCAAAAGATGCAAACTCAACCTTTTCCTAGAAAAATTCCTAGAAAAATACTTACAGCTTTAAACTCCTATCGTCATGTAAAAGATTATAATCCTGCACATCGAGAAACAGTTGAACCTTTTAAAAAAATGTTACCTCACTGTCTGTCTGTTTTAGATTTCGATGCTTTTCTTACAGATGATCCTAAGGCTGCCATGCAGTTACTTTTGACTGTTGTGCGCTATTTCCTAGATACGGTTAGAAATCCTGATGAAGCTGAGGTCTATCTTAACAAAGCGGTGAATCTTGCAGATGTGCATTTGCTGCATAGGGCAATTCGAGGCAGGTTGGATTTTTATAGGGGCGTACTATCAATAAAGCGCGCGCATTTAGCCCAAACTGTAGAAGATAGTCAGGTTTTCTATACCGAAGCTTTAAAACATTTTAAAAATGCAGAAACTCACTATGAAAACGATCAAGTCCCTACACATTATGAGCAACTTGAACAAAATAAAGATAGATGTAGTTCCACGTATCAAATCGGTATTTCGAAATTTTATCAAGCCCAAAATTTAATTCGCCTTGGCAAATTAGGTGAGGCGAATGATCTACTCGACGAAGCAAATGCAAAATTTATAGATGTTG